A part of Miscanthus floridulus cultivar M001 chromosome 6, ASM1932011v1, whole genome shotgun sequence genomic DNA contains:
- the LOC136456048 gene encoding probable chromatin-remodeling complex ATPase chain — MAKPAKYDEEEEVSSSTEEEEEDQSDAAGSGSGEEGDEEEEEEAAGEGQEEEVDEEEIEAVTTGAGAEDEEDAGADAAAEGDDESQSTEDDESVARDKDDGDETDAVVGKREKARLKELQKMKKQKIQEILDTQNAAIDADMNNKGRGRLKYLLQQTEIFAHFAKGSQSNEKKPRGRGRHASKITEEEEDEEYLKEEEDALAGAGGTRLVSQPSCIKGKMRDYQLAGLNWLIRLYENGINGILADEMGLGKTLQTISLLGYLHEFRGITGPHMVVAPKSTLGNWIKEIQRFCPILRAVKFLGNPEERNHIRDNLLRPGKFDVCVTSFEMAIKEKSTLKRFSWRYIIIDEAHRIKNENSLLSKTMRIYHTNYRLLITGTPLQNNLHELWALLNFLLPEIFSSAETFDEWFQISGENDQQEVVQQLHKVLRPFLLRRLKSDVEKGLPPKKETILKVGMSQMQKQYYRALLQKDLEVINAGGERKRLLNIAMQLRKCCNHPYLFQGAEPGPPYTTGEHLVENAGKMVLLDKLLPKLKERDSRVLIFSQMTRLLDILEDYLMYKGYKYCRIDGNTGGEDRDASIEAFNRPGSEKFVFLLSTRAGGLGINLATADVVVLYDSDWNPQADLQAQDRAHRIGQKKEVQVFRFCTEYTIEEKVIERAYKKLALDALVIQQGRLAEQKTVNKDDLLQMVRFGAEMVFSSKDSTITDEDIDRIIAKGEETTAELDAKMKKFTEDAIKFKMDDNAELYDFDDEKDENKVDFKKLVSDNWIEPPRRERKRNYSESDYFKQALRQGAPAKPREPRIPRMPHLHDFQFFNNQRLNELYEKEVRYLMQANQKKDTIDGEDEDLLEPLTAEEQEEKEQLLEEGFASWTRRDFNTFIRACEKYGRNDIKSISSEMEGKTEEEVQRYAKVFKERYKELSDYDRIIKNIERGEARISRKDEIMKAIGKKLDRYKNPWLELKIQYGQNKGKFYNEECDRFMLCMVHKLGYGNWDELKAAFRMSPLFRFDWFVKSRTTQELARRCDTLIRLVEKENQEYDEQERQARKEKRLAKNMTPTKRAALRTSEGENAPLSSFKRRRQSLMDDYVGSGRRKRG; from the exons ATGGCGAAGCCGGCGAagtacgacgaggaggaggaggtctcATCCTccaccgaggaggaggaggaggaccagtcCGACGCCGCCGGCTCCGGATCTGGCGAGGAaggggatgaggaggaggaggaggaagctgcGGGAGAGGGGCAGGAGGAGGAGGTTGACGAGGAGGAGATCGAAGCCGTCACTACCGGCGCTGGTGCTGAGGACGAGGAGGACGCCGGTGCCGATGCCGCCGCTGAAGGCGACGACGAGTCCCAGTCCACCGAGGACGACGAGTCCGTTGCGAGGGACAAGGATGATGGTGACGAG ACTGATGCAGTGGTTGGGAAGCGTGAGAAAGCAAGGCTAAAAGAACTCCAGAAGATGAAGAAGCAGAAAATCCAAGAAATACTAGATACTCAAAATGCTGCCATTGATGCTGACATG AACAATAAAGGGAGGGGACGGTTGAAATACCTTCTTCAGCAGACAGAAATATTTGCTCACTTTGCAAAAGGAAGTCAGTCGAACGAGAAAAAGCCACGCGGGAG GGGACGTCATGCATCAAAGATcactgaagaagaggaagacgaagAATACCtcaaagaggaagaagatgcccTTGCCGGTGCAGGGGGGACACGTTTAGTTTCACAGCCTTCAT GCATCAAGGGAAAGATGCGTGATTATCAACTGGCTGGACTTAATTGGCTTATACGATTGTATGAGAATGGTATCAATGGAATATTAGCTGATGAGATG GGTCTTGGGAAAACGCTTCAAACTATTTCATTGCTGGGATATCTGCATGAGTTCAGAGGTATAACTGGTCCTCACATGGTTGTTGCGCCAAAGTCCACTCTTGGCAACTGGATAAAGGAAATCCAACGTTTTTGCCCTATCCTACGGGCTGTGAAGTTTTTGGGGAATCCAGAAGAGCGG AACCATATAAGGGACAATTTGCTACGGCCTGGAAAATTTGATGTGTGCGTGACTAGCTTTGAAATGGCAATCAAAGAAAAATCTACATTGAAGCGCTTCAGCTGGCGCTACATAATTATTGATGAAGCTCACCGGATAAAAAATGAGAATTCTCTTCTATCGAAGACTATGAGGATTTACCACACTAATTATCGTCTCCTCATCACAGGCACTCCACTCCAG AATAATCTCCATGAGCTCTGGGCTCTCCTCAATTTCTTGCTACCTGAAATATTTAGCTCTGCGGAGACCTTTGATGAATGGTTTCAAATTTCTGGGGAAAATGATCAACAGGAGGTGGTCCAGCAGCTTCATAAG GTTCTTCGCCCATTTCTTCTTAGGAGGCTCAAGTCTGATGTAGAAAAGGGTCTACCTCCAAAGAAGGAAACCATACTTAAAGTTGGAATGTCTCAGATGCAAAAGCAGTACTATCGTGCTCTGCTTCAGAAGGATTTGGAGGTTATTAATGCTGGTGGTGAACGCAAGCGATTGCTTAACATTGCCATGCAGTTGCGCAAGTGCTGCAACCATCCATATTTATTCCAAGGAGCTGAACCTGGCCCACCCTACACAACTGGTGAACATCTAGTTGAGAATGCAG GAAAAATGGTTCTATTAGATAAATTGCTGCCCAAGCTAAAGGAGCGTGATTCCAGAGTCCTAATTTTTTCACAG ATGACCAGGCTTTTGGATATCTTGGAAGATTATCTTATGTATAAAGGTTATAAGTATTGTCGAATTGATGGAAATACAGGTGGAGAAGATCGTGATGCATCCATTGAAGCCTTCAATAGGCCAGGAAGTGAGAAGTTTGTTTTCTTACTTTCAACTAGGGCAGGTGGCCTTGGTATTAACTTGGCCACTGCTGATGTTGTGGTTCTTTATGACAGTGATTG GAATCCACAAGCGGATCTGCAAGCTCAGGACCGTGCACATAGAATAGGTCAAAAGAAAGAAGTTCAAGTGTTCCGCTTTTGCACTGAG TACACTATCGAGGAAAAGGTGATTGAGAGAGCATATAAGAAGCTAGCATTGGATGCTTTGGTTATTCAGCAAGGACGATTGGCAGAGCAGAAAA CTGTCAATAAGGATGACCTTCTGCAAATGGTGCGGTTTGGTGCTGAAATGGTTTTCAGTTCTAAGGACAGCACAATAACTGATGAGGACATTGACCGTATTATAGCTAAAGGAGAGGAGACAACAGCAGAACTTGATGCGAAAATGAAAAAGTTCACTGAGGATGCCATTAAATTTAAGATGGATGATA ATGCTGAATTGTATGATTTTGATGATGAGAAG GATGAAAACAAGGTTGATTTCAAGAAACTTGTTAGTGACAACTGGATCGAGCCACCTAGAAGAGAAAGGAAGAGAAA CTACTCTGAGTCTGACTACTTTAAGCAAGCACTTCGCCAGGGTGCACCAGCAAAGCCAAGGGAGCCAAGGATTCCAAGAATGCCCCACTT GCATGATTTCCAGTTTTTCAATAACCAAAGGCTAAATGAATTGTATGAAAAGGAAGTGCGGTACCTTATG CAAGCAAACCAGAAGAAAGATACCATTGATGGCGAAGACGAAG ATCTGTTGGAGCCTTTGACAGCAGAGGAGCAGGAAGAGAAGGAACAGTTATTAGAAGAG ggtTTTGCATCATGGACAAGGAGAGACTTCAACACATTTATTCGTGCATGTGAGAAATATGGTCGCAATGATATTAAAAGTATATCCTCTGAAATGGAGGGTAAGACAGAAGAGGAAGTTCAACGATATGCTAAAGTTTTCAAGGAGAGATACAAAGAACTGAGTG ATTATGATAGAATTATAAAAAATATTGAAAGGGGGGAAGCAAGGATATCCCGCAAGGATGAGATTATGAAGGCCATTGGGAAGAAGCTAGACCGCTACAAGAACCCATGGTTAGAGTTGAAAATTCAGTATGGCCAAAATAAAGGGAAGTTCTATAATGAGGAATGTGACCGCTTTATG CTTTGCATGGTGCACAAACTTGGATATGGAAACTGGGATGAACTGAAAGCTGCCTTCCGTATGTCTCCCTTGTTCCGATTTGATTGGTTTGTGAAGTCCAGAACTACCCAAGAGTTGGCTAGGCGGTGTGATACCCTTATCCGACTGGTTGAGAAAGAAAATCAAGAATATGATGAGCAAGAGAGGCAGGCAAGGAAGGAGAAAAGGCTTGCTAAG AACATGACTCCAACAAAGCGAGCAGCACTAAGGACTTCAGAGGGTGAGAATGCTCCATTGAGTTCATTCAAGAGGCGACGGCAGTCCCTTATGGACGATTATGTGGGCTCG GGAAGGCGAAAGAGAGGGTGA